The genomic window ACGGCGCGTGCATCGCCGCGCACACCTTGGACAGCTCGCCGAGCAGCTCGACGTCCGGCGGCGACTGGTCGAAGTAGTAGTCGCCCACCAGGCAGCCGTAGGGCTCGCCGCCGAACTGGCCGTACTCTTCCTCGTAGAGCTTCTTGAACACCGGGCTCTGGTCCCACGCGGTGCCCTTGAACTTCTTCAGGGTCTTGTGCAGCTCGGGCTTGGCGATGTTGAGCACGCGGATCTTCAGCTGCTCGTCGCTCTCGGTGTTGTTCACCAGGTAATGCAGGCCGCGCCAGGCGCTTTCCACCTGCTGGAAGTCGGCGTGGTGGATGATCTGGTTGACCTGGGCGGTGAGCTTGGCATCGATGGCGGCGATGATCGACTCGATGGACTTGATCGCATCGTTGGAGATCAGGTCGGTCTGCGCCAGGGCCTGTTCGGCCAGGGTGCGCACGGCGGTTTCCACCGCTTCGCGGGCACGCTCGGTCTTGGGTTTGAATTCCTGCATCAGCAGGCTGGCGAATTCGCTGGTCTGCTCGCCGGCCGCCTGGATGGCCTGCTCTTCACGCAACATCTCGCTCATGGTGATCCTCCTCTGATCAGGCCTGGGGCTCGTTGTCCTGCGGTTTCGGCGCGCTGGCCAGGGCCTGCAGCAGGGCAGGGTCCTGGATCGCCTTCATGATGATTTCCTCGGCGCCGGTCTTGCCGTCCATGTAGGTCAGCAGGTTGGCCAGCTGGGTGCGGGCCTCGAGCAGCTGCTTGAGCGAATCGACCTGGCGCGCCACGGCCGCCGGGCTGAAGTCGTCCATGCTCTGGAAGGTGATGTCGACGCTGAGGTTGCCTTCACCGGTCAGCTCGTTGGGCACGTTGAACGCCACGCGCGGCTTCATGGCCTTGAGACGCGAGTCGAAGTTGTCGACGTCGATCTCCAGGAACTTGCGCTCGGCCACCGGCGCCAGGGGCTCGGCGGGCTTGCCGGTGAGGTCGGCCATCACGCCCATGACGAAGGGCAACTGGACCTTCTTCTCGGCGCCGTAGAGCTCGACGTCGTACTCGATCTGCACCCGCGGGGCGCGATTGCGTGCGATGAACTTCTGGGAACTGCTGTTGCTGGACATGGCTTCTCTCCTGGTCGCCTGACGCGACGCTGCGTGTCGGCCCGCGGGCCGTCATCGATTACGCGTGATCCCGTTTCCCGGCCGGTCAGGCCTGGTCCGCGTCGGGGCCGCGCAGGTTTTCGAACTGACTGATGCCGTCGGGAATCAGGTTGCGCACGATGCTGGCGAAATCCGCATCGACCAGCGTCCGCGCCCGATTGAGCAGCACGGGCAGGGGGCTGGAAGGCTCGTGACGGGCGTAGTACTCCAGCAGCCGGTCGAGGCTGCGGCGCACATCGTCGCGGTTGCGGATTTCGCCGCTGGCGGGGGCCGCGCTGGGGCTCGCAGCGGCGCCCGCGGCATCGGTACGGGGTGGCTCCTGCGCCGTGGCGTCGGTGCCGTCAGTCGTGGCCTGCGCGGATTCGCCGAGCACCTGCAGGGCGAGTTTGAGCGGCTGGCGCAAGGGCTGCAGGTCGACGCCGCGGTCGGAGCCGACCTGCTCGGCGACCTGGCGCTCGATGGCCTGGGCGGCCTCCAGCGCGGTCAGGATCGCCGTGCGGGTGGCGTCGAGTCGTTCAGGATCGCTGTCGCGCAGGGCGCCGGTGAGTTCGTCGGCGCCGAGGGTTTCGTCGCTCGCCGGCAGCAGGCCGGCGGCATTGAGGGCGGCGCGCACGGTGACCGTGCCGAACACACGCGAGCGCAGCAGCACGGCGTTGCGCAGCAGGGCGAGGTTGGTGTCGCAGGTCAGGCCGGCGAGGGTGTTGACCCGCACGGTGGGGTCGTTGTCGTCGTCGGCGTCCAGGCGCGGGTAGAGTTCGGCCCAGTAGCGCGAGAGCAGTTCGCTGATCAGCGTCAGGCCGCTGGCGAGGCCGTCGAGACCTTCCAGCGCGAGGCTGCTCTGCACGAGGAAATGGGTGATGCGCAGGTCCTTGCTGCGTTGCAGCAGGCTGCTGCTGGCCTGCTCGACGGCGCGCCAATCCGGCGGCTCGGCGGCCTGGACCACGTCGCCCATGCTGCGCTCGGGGCGCCCCTGGGCATCGCGTTCGAGTTGCAGGAATTCGCTGTCGTATTCCAGGTCAACGCCACAGGGCGCGCTCTCTGAAATCGAGGCGAGCAAAAGCGATCCATCCACAGTAATCGATCTCCCTATCGGTGTGGATTTGGCTGACAAAGTCCCCAGAAGTTTCCATGTTATTTCTGTGGGAAGTTGCCCTCAGTTAATATCACTGAGCCATCACATATTTGCGATGAAGTCGCCATTTTTGGTTTAGTAGTTGCTGTTGTCAAGGTAAGCTATTTACGTGTTACTGCAGTTGTGACCCGCACCAAAGAGTCGAGAAGTTCTTCGGCGATTCGTGTTTGCCGGTCGCGGAAAGCAAGGATAAGATCGCGCGGTTTCCGCCGTCAGCCCTTCAGAATCAAGGGTTCACGCTTGTAGGAAAAAGTGTGGAACCCGCATGAGGGTTGGGTTGTCCCTGGATGGGACGACGGGAAGCGGAGCAGGCAGGGAGGCTACATGGCGCTGCGTTTGACCATCACCAGTTATCACAAGATCACCCCCGGTCAATGTCCTGAAATGACGTTGGATACCGGTGTGATGGCAATTGGCCGTAATCCCGACAATGACTGGGTATTACCGGACCCTGCGCGCCTGGTTTCTTCGCGACATTGCCTCATTCAATATAAAGATGGCCGCTACTTCCTCACCGATAACAGCACGAACGGTGTCGAACTGCTCAATGCCGGAGTTCGCATGCGCCGTGGCAGCAGTGAACTTCTGGAAGATGGCGAAGTTATCCGTATCGGTGACTACGAGATCCAGGCGCGCATCGAAACCGGCCTGATGTCCGGCGCTTCGCCCTTCGCCGCGGCGGATTCGGCGAACAGCTTCGAAGCCCTGATGGCCGCCCATCAATCGGCCCCCGCGCCGATCCCCGATACCCCCTTCAGCCCCTCGGCTTCGGCGCATCTGCAGGGCGTTTCCCCGCAGGAAACCCTGCCCGACCTGTTCGATTTTCTGGCGCCGTCAACGCCGGCTCCGGCGCCGATTGCCGACCACGTGCCGGCCGAGCGCCATGACTTCCGCCCGCCCGCCGCGACCCTGCCGCCGCCACCGGCCACCCCCGCGCCGGCACCCGTCGTGCCGTCGGCGCCGGCAGCGGGCGCCGGCCTGATTCCCGAGGACTGGGACCTGCTGGGCGACACGCCGGCGGCGGCCAATCCCTTTGCCACGATCGAGCCGGCATCGCCGCTGAGCCCCTCCACCCCCGAACCCTTGCCGCCGGTCGCTGCGCCGCCCGTGGAGCAACCGGTCGCGCCGGCCCGGGCCGCCGAGCACGAGCCCCGCGCCACGGCCGCCGCGCCGGTGGCAAACGACGACGAACTGCTGCAGGCCTTCCTGCGCGGCGCCGGTCTGGAGCGCCTGCGCCTGGACAACCGCCAGGCCGCCGCGCAGATGGAGGCCATCGGGCGCAGCTACCGGTTGATGGTGGAAGGGCTGATCGACGTCCTGCGCGCGCGCAGCAGCCTGAAGGGCGAGTTCCGCATGCAGCAGACTCTGGTGCGCCCGGTGGAGAACAATCCGCTGAAATTCGCCCCCAATGCCGACGAAGCGCTGCTCCTGCTGCTGCGCGGCGGCAGCCCGGCGTTCATGCCGGCCGACCAGGCGGTGCGCGATGGCTTCGACGACCTGCGCGCGCACCAGCTGGCGGTGATGGCCGGGGTCGAGGCAGCGATCAAGCACCTGCTGGCACGCTTCGAACCCCATGCGCTGGAGGCGCGCATGGGCAAGGGCGGCGGCCTCTCCAGCCTGTTGCCGGGCGCCCGCCAGGCGCAGAGCTGGCAGCAGTTCGTCGAGCTGTACGGCACGCTGTCGCGCGAAGCCGAAGACGATTTCCAGGATCTGTTCGGCCGCGAATTCGGCCGTGCCTACGAGCAACACATCGCCCGCCTGCGCCACCCCTAGGCCGGTCGATCAGGGAAGAAACAAGCGTTACCGAGGAACAAGGATGATTCGACAGATTTTACTGGCAGCGGGCTTGGCCCTGCTGTGCAGTGGCTGCTCCAGCGATACGCCCAGCGTGCCGCCGGCGCCGGAGGAGGGCACCCGCCTGACCCTGCTGGTGCAGGCCGACAGCCGCCTCAACCCCACGCCCGATGGCCACAGCGCCCCGGTGCGCGTGCGCCTGCTGGAACTGCGCAGCGCCGCGCTGTTCGAGCGCGCCGATTATTTCAGCCTCGCCGAACAGGCGGCCGGTGTCCTGGGCGCTGACCTCGTCGCCCAGGACGACTGGCTGCTGCAGCCGGGCGAGCAGCGCGAGCTGACCCGCCGCCTGGAACCCGCCACCCGCCAGGTGGCGCTGATGGTCGGCTACCGCGACCTCGACCGCGCGCAATGGCGCAGCGTGCTGCAGCCCGTGGCCGGGCAGGCGAGCCGCTACCGCATCGAACTGGGCGCCAACGCCGTGCGCGTGGTGGCCCTCGAACAACCCTCCCGTCCCGACTCTCGCTAAACGGAGCCCCTATGTCCTGGAACAACCGCGTGATCTGGTCGGAAGGCATGTTCATCGGCACCCAGCATTTCCAGCAGCACGACCGCTACCTGGAAAGCCTCATCGACGCCCGCAGCCGGCCGCTGTCCGCCGCCGGCTGGGGCTTTTCGGAGCTCCAGCTCGACGCCGGGCTGCTGGCCCAGGGCAAGCTGGCCATCGTCACGGCCCGCGGCCTGCTGCCCGACGGCACGCCGTTCAACATTCCCCAGGAGGATGTCGCTCCCGAACCGCTGGACATCGAGGACGGCCTGCGTGACGGGGTGATCTACCTCGCCCTGCCGCTGCGCCGCTCCGGTGTGCGCGACACGGTGGAGGCGGGCGAGCCCGCCGGCGGTGCGCGCTACCGCAGCCAGGTGCGCGAGGTACGGGACGACAACGCCGCCTTCGAGAGCCGCATTCCGGTCGCGGTGGGCGAGCGCGCACTGCGTCTGCTCACCGCCGCGGACGGCCTGCATGACTACGCCGCACTGGGCGTGGCGCGTGTGCGCGAGAAACGCGCCGACCGCGCGCTGCTGCTGGACGAGCAGTACATCCCGCCGCTGCTCGACGTCAGCGTCAGCAAGCCCCTGGCGGCGTTTCGCAGCGAACTGCTGGGCCTGCTGCACCAGCGCGGCGAAGCCCTGGCCGGCCGGGTAGTGGCGTCCAGCGCCGGCGGCGCCTCGGAAATCGCCGACTTCATGCTGCTGCAACTGGTCAACCGCGCCGAGCCGCTGGTGGCACACCTGGCGCGGATCACCCCGTTGCACCCGGAGCGCCTGTACAGCGAGCTGCTCGCCCTGGCCGGCGAGTTCGCCACCTTCTCCAGCGCCGAGCGGCGCCCGGCGGCGTTCCCGGTGTACCAGCACGATGACCTGGTGATGAGCTTCACCCCGGTGATGCAGGCGCTGCGCGAGGCGCTGTCGATGCTCATCGACAGCAAGGCGGTGCCGATCCCCATCGTCGAGAAGGCCTACGGCATCCACGTCGGCATGCTCGCCGACCGCAGCCTGCTGGACACCGCCAGCTTCGTCCTCGTGGTGCGCGCCGACATGCCCGCCGAAACCCTGCGCGGGCGCTTCGGCCAGCAGAGCAAGATCGGCTCGGTGGAGCACATTCGCGACCTGGTCAACCTGCAGCTGCCGGGCATCGGCCTGCTGCCGTTGCCGGTGGCGCCACGGCAGATTCCGTTCCACGCCGGCTCCACCTACTACGAGCTGGACCGTGGCAGCGAGCACTGGAAGCAACTGGCGCAGTCCGGTGGCTTCGCCTTCCACGTCGCCGGAGAGTTCCCCGGCCTGAACCTGGCCTTCTGGGCGATCCGGGGATAAGCGATGAGCGTCAACAACGACGAGTGGCCGAGCAGCAACGCCAGCCCCAATCCGCTGGGCAACGACCGCACCCAGTTCATGCCGCGCCCCGGTGGCCGCGCCCCACAAGCCGCCGCGCCGTCGCCTGCCGCACCGCTGCCGGTGGCCGCCGCGCCCTTGCCGGCCGGCCAGGCGCTGGGCATGAACCCGCTGGAACAGGCCGCCGGCTCGCTGCTCAGCCTGCTGACGCGCCTGCGCAGCACCCTGGCGCATCCGGCGCCGGCCAGCCTGCGCGCGCAGCTGCTGGGCTACCTGCGCCAGTTCGAGCAGCGCGCCGAGGCCGCCGGCGTCGCCCGCAACGACGTGCTGCTCGCGCGCTACGCGCTGTGCACCGCGCTGGACGAGGCGGTGCTCAGTACGCCGTGGGGTAGCGCGAGCGAGTGGGGCAAGCAGAGCCTGCTGATCACCGTGCACAACGAGGCCTGGGGCGGCGAAAAAGTGTTCCAGCTGCTGGAGCATTGCCTGCAGAGCCCGCGCGAGCGCATCGATCTGCTGGAGCTGTTGTACCTGTGCATGAGCCTGGGCTTCGAAGGCCGCTACCGGGTGATGCACGACGGCCGCAGCCAGCTCGAAGCGCTGCGCGAGCGCACCGCCGCGACCCTGCGCAGCGTGCGCGGCGAGCGGGAGCGCGAGTTGTCGCCGCACTGGCGGGGCGTGCAGGTCATGCCTGATCGCCTGTCGCGCCTGGTACCGCCGTGGGTGGGCCTGGCCGTGGCGCTGGCGTTGCTGTTGCTGCTGCTGTTCGGCCTGCGCCTGAAGCTGGCCGCCGACGCCGAGCCGGTGTTCCGGCAGATCCACGCGCTGGGCGAGGTGCCCGTGCAGAGCATCGAGCCGGCGGTGGTCAAGCCGCGCGTGGTGGAACGTCCGCGCCTGGCGACCTTCCTCGCCGAGGACATCCGCGCCAACCGCGTGGCGGTGCAGGACGGCGTCGATCGCTCGGTGGTGACCATCCGCGGCGACGAGCTGTTCGCCTCCGGCAGCGCCAGCATCAAGGACGATTTCCAACCGCTGATGGGGCGCATCGCCGACGCCATCGGCAAGATCAACGGCCAGGTGCGCATCACCGGCCACAGTGACAACCGTCCCATCGCCACCCTGCGCTTCCCGTCGAACTGGGCGCTGTCGCGGGCGCGCGCCGAAGAGGTGCTGCAGATCCTCGCGGCGCGCACCGGCCAGGCACAACGCTTCAGCGCCGAGGGCCTGAGCGATACCGAGCCGGTGGCCTCCAACGCCACCGCCGAGGGACGGGCGAAGAACCGTCGGGTTGAAGTCACGGTACTGGCGGAGGGTGTGGAGTGAAGTCGTTGTTCGGATTCGTCACCCGCTGGGTGATTCCCGTGCTCGGGCTGATTGCCCTGAGCCTGATCATCTGGTTCATCGGCCCGCTGCTGACGGCGCTGGTGCCGGCCTGGCGCCGCTGGGCGCTGATCGTCCTGCTGTTCGGCCTGTGGCTGGGCTGGCGTCTGTGGCGCCTGCTGCAGGCACGCCGGCAGGAGCGGCGCATGCTCGCCAGCCTGGCGGCCGAGACGGCACCGGATGCGGCCAGCGTGGCCACCGCCGAGGAGCTGGCGACCCTGCGCCAGCGCATGGACGAGGCCCTGGCGCTGCTGAAAAAGGCGCGCCTGGGCGGCGCGGAGCGGCGCAACCTGTACCAGTTGCCCTGGTACGTGATCATCGGCCCGCCGGGCTCGGGCAAGACCACCGCGCTGGTCAACTCCGGCCTGACCTTCCCCCTCGCGGCGCAACTGGGCGCCGGCGCCATCCGCGGCGTGGGCGGCACCCGCCAGTGCGACTGGTGGTTCACCGACGAGGCCGTGCTGCTCGACACCGCCGGCCGCTACACCACCCAGGACAGCCACGCCCAGGTCGACAAGGCGGCCTGGCTGGGCTTCCTCGACCTGCTCAAGACCGAGCGCGCACGCCGGCCCATCGATGGCGCGTTCATCGCCATCAGCCTGGCCGACCTGCTGCAGGCCAGCGAGCAGGAGCGGGCGGCGCACGTGGTGGCGATCCGCGCGCGGGTGCAGGAGCTGTACACCCAGCTGGGCGTGCGCTTCCCGGTCTACGTGATGCTGACCAAGTGCGACCTGGTGCCGGGTTTCATGGAGTTCTTCGACGACTTGGACCGCGAGGCGCGCGCCCAGGTGTGGGGCTTCACCTTCGCCCTGGACGACGGCCAGCAGGCCGGCGGGCCGTTGCAGGCCTTCGGCAGCGAGTTCGCCGCGCTGGAGCAGCGCCTCAACCAGCGGCTGGTCGAGCGCCTGCAGCACGAACGCGACCCCGCGCGGCGCGACCTGATCTACGGCTTCCCGCAGCAGTTCGCCGCGCTCAAGGCGATGCTCGAGGCATTCCTCGGCGGGGTATTCAAGCCCAACGCCTATGAGGAGCGCGCGCTGCTGCGCGGCGTCTACTTCACCAGTGGCACCCAGGAAGGCAGCCCCATCGACCGCCTGATCGGCGCCATGGCCCAGAGCATGAACCTGGACCGGCAACACCTGGCGCGGCAGAACGGCACGGGCCGCAGCTACTTCCTCCATCGCCTGTTCACCGATGTCGCCTTCGCCGAACGCGGCCTGGTCGGCGTCGACCCGAAGGTCGAGCGGCGGCGTAAGTGGGTGGCCATCGGGGCGTTGGCCGCCAGCGTGGCACTGGTGCTGGTGGTGGGCACGCTGTGGCTGCTGAGCTACCGCGCCAACCAGGCCTACATCGCCCAGGTCGGGACGAAGACCGCGCCGCTGGAACAGAGCGTGCGCAGCCTGAGCCCGGCCCAGCGCGACGTGCTGGCGGTGCTGCCGCTGCTCGACGCGGTGCGCCACCTGGCCGGCGACCCGCCGGGCATGGCCGAGGGCCTGGGCCTGTACCAGGGCGACATGCTCGACGAGGAAGCCAGCAACGTCTACCGCCGTCTGCTGGTGGCGACCTTCGCCCCACGCCTGGTCAGCCGCGTCGAGGAGCAGCTGCGCAGCGGCGGCGGCTCGGACTACCTCTACGAAGGGCTCAAGGCCTACCTGATGCTGGGCGATGGCGCACACTACGACCCGGACTTCCTCAAGGCCTGGATCAGCCTGGACTGGGACCAGAGCCTGCCGCGCGACCTGCCGGCGGCGCAGCGCCAGGCGCTCAACACGCACCTGCAGGCCCTGTTCGAGCGGCGCCCGCCGGATGCGCGCCTGGACCAGCGCCTGATCGACGAACTGCGCCAGCAACTGCAACGCCTGCCGGTGGCGCAGCGCGTGTACGACCGCGTCAAACGGCAGAAGCTGCCCGAAGGCGTTGAGGACTTCCGCCTCAGCGAGGCCGCCGGCCGTGACGCCGCCCTGGTGTTCGTGCGCAAGAGCGGCAAGCCGCTGGCCGATCCGCTGAGCGGCTTCTTCACCCTGCGCGGCTACCGCGAGGCCTTCCTCCTGGCCAGCGTCAACCAGGCCGGCGTGCTGGCCGAGGAACAGTGGGTGCTGGGCCATTCGCTGAACGACGCCGAGGATGCGCTGACCCTCGCCGCCGAGGTGCGCCAGCTGTATTTCCAGGACTACGTGCGGCAGTGGGATGCACTGCTGGCGGACATCGACTTCGTGCCCATCACCAGCGTGGCGCAGGCTGCCGACGTGCTGCGGGTGATCTCCGGGCCGACCTCGCCCTTGAAGAAGCTGCTGCTGGCGGTGGCCCATGAAACCGACCTGCAGCAGGCCGACCCGGCCGTCGCCGCGCAGGTGAAGAAGGCCGACGCCGGCGTCGACCAGCTCAAGCAGAAGCTCGGCTCGCTGCTCGGCCAGGCGCCGGAAGGCACCGGCCCGGCGGCGCAGCCCGCGGGGCAGGACCCGGTCAGCGCGCACTTCGCCGACCTCACGGCCCTG from Pseudomonas sp. GCEP-101 includes these protein-coding regions:
- the tssB gene encoding type VI secretion system contractile sheath small subunit, whose protein sequence is MSSNSSSQKFIARNRAPRVQIEYDVELYGAEKKVQLPFVMGVMADLTGKPAEPLAPVAERKFLEIDVDNFDSRLKAMKPRVAFNVPNELTGEGNLSVDITFQSMDDFSPAAVARQVDSLKQLLEARTQLANLLTYMDGKTGAEEIIMKAIQDPALLQALASAPKPQDNEPQA
- the tssA gene encoding type VI secretion system protein TssA — translated: MDGSLLLASISESAPCGVDLEYDSEFLQLERDAQGRPERSMGDVVQAAEPPDWRAVEQASSSLLQRSKDLRITHFLVQSSLALEGLDGLASGLTLISELLSRYWAELYPRLDADDDNDPTVRVNTLAGLTCDTNLALLRNAVLLRSRVFGTVTVRAALNAAGLLPASDETLGADELTGALRDSDPERLDATRTAILTALEAAQAIERQVAEQVGSDRGVDLQPLRQPLKLALQVLGESAQATTDGTDATAQEPPRTDAAGAAASPSAAPASGEIRNRDDVRRSLDRLLEYYARHEPSSPLPVLLNRARTLVDADFASIVRNLIPDGISQFENLRGPDADQA
- the tagH gene encoding type VI secretion system-associated FHA domain protein TagH, yielding MALRLTITSYHKITPGQCPEMTLDTGVMAIGRNPDNDWVLPDPARLVSSRHCLIQYKDGRYFLTDNSTNGVELLNAGVRMRRGSSELLEDGEVIRIGDYEIQARIETGLMSGASPFAAADSANSFEALMAAHQSAPAPIPDTPFSPSASAHLQGVSPQETLPDLFDFLAPSTPAPAPIADHVPAERHDFRPPAATLPPPPATPAPAPVVPSAPAAGAGLIPEDWDLLGDTPAAANPFATIEPASPLSPSTPEPLPPVAAPPVEQPVAPARAAEHEPRATAAAPVANDDELLQAFLRGAGLERLRLDNRQAAAQMEAIGRSYRLMVEGLIDVLRARSSLKGEFRMQQTLVRPVENNPLKFAPNADEALLLLLRGGSPAFMPADQAVRDGFDDLRAHQLAVMAGVEAAIKHLLARFEPHALEARMGKGGGLSSLLPGARQAQSWQQFVELYGTLSREAEDDFQDLFGREFGRAYEQHIARLRHP
- the tssJ gene encoding type VI secretion system lipoprotein TssJ, which gives rise to MIRQILLAAGLALLCSGCSSDTPSVPPAPEEGTRLTLLVQADSRLNPTPDGHSAPVRVRLLELRSAALFERADYFSLAEQAAGVLGADLVAQDDWLLQPGEQRELTRRLEPATRQVALMVGYRDLDRAQWRSVLQPVAGQASRYRIELGANAVRVVALEQPSRPDSR
- the tssK gene encoding type VI secretion system baseplate subunit TssK, with translation MSWNNRVIWSEGMFIGTQHFQQHDRYLESLIDARSRPLSAAGWGFSELQLDAGLLAQGKLAIVTARGLLPDGTPFNIPQEDVAPEPLDIEDGLRDGVIYLALPLRRSGVRDTVEAGEPAGGARYRSQVREVRDDNAAFESRIPVAVGERALRLLTAADGLHDYAALGVARVREKRADRALLLDEQYIPPLLDVSVSKPLAAFRSELLGLLHQRGEALAGRVVASSAGGASEIADFMLLQLVNRAEPLVAHLARITPLHPERLYSELLALAGEFATFSSAERRPAAFPVYQHDDLVMSFTPVMQALREALSMLIDSKAVPIPIVEKAYGIHVGMLADRSLLDTASFVLVVRADMPAETLRGRFGQQSKIGSVEHIRDLVNLQLPGIGLLPLPVAPRQIPFHAGSTYYELDRGSEHWKQLAQSGGFAFHVAGEFPGLNLAFWAIRG
- a CDS encoding DotU family type VI secretion system protein, producing MSVNNDEWPSSNASPNPLGNDRTQFMPRPGGRAPQAAAPSPAAPLPVAAAPLPAGQALGMNPLEQAAGSLLSLLTRLRSTLAHPAPASLRAQLLGYLRQFEQRAEAAGVARNDVLLARYALCTALDEAVLSTPWGSASEWGKQSLLITVHNEAWGGEKVFQLLEHCLQSPRERIDLLELLYLCMSLGFEGRYRVMHDGRSQLEALRERTAATLRSVRGERERELSPHWRGVQVMPDRLSRLVPPWVGLAVALALLLLLLFGLRLKLAADAEPVFRQIHALGEVPVQSIEPAVVKPRVVERPRLATFLAEDIRANRVAVQDGVDRSVVTIRGDELFASGSASIKDDFQPLMGRIADAIGKINGQVRITGHSDNRPIATLRFPSNWALSRARAEEVLQILAARTGQAQRFSAEGLSDTEPVASNATAEGRAKNRRVEVTVLAEGVE
- the tssM gene encoding type VI secretion system membrane subunit TssM, whose amino-acid sequence is MKSLFGFVTRWVIPVLGLIALSLIIWFIGPLLTALVPAWRRWALIVLLFGLWLGWRLWRLLQARRQERRMLASLAAETAPDAASVATAEELATLRQRMDEALALLKKARLGGAERRNLYQLPWYVIIGPPGSGKTTALVNSGLTFPLAAQLGAGAIRGVGGTRQCDWWFTDEAVLLDTAGRYTTQDSHAQVDKAAWLGFLDLLKTERARRPIDGAFIAISLADLLQASEQERAAHVVAIRARVQELYTQLGVRFPVYVMLTKCDLVPGFMEFFDDLDREARAQVWGFTFALDDGQQAGGPLQAFGSEFAALEQRLNQRLVERLQHERDPARRDLIYGFPQQFAALKAMLEAFLGGVFKPNAYEERALLRGVYFTSGTQEGSPIDRLIGAMAQSMNLDRQHLARQNGTGRSYFLHRLFTDVAFAERGLVGVDPKVERRRKWVAIGALAASVALVLVVGTLWLLSYRANQAYIAQVGTKTAPLEQSVRSLSPAQRDVLAVLPLLDAVRHLAGDPPGMAEGLGLYQGDMLDEEASNVYRRLLVATFAPRLVSRVEEQLRSGGGSDYLYEGLKAYLMLGDGAHYDPDFLKAWISLDWDQSLPRDLPAAQRQALNTHLQALFERRPPDARLDQRLIDELRQQLQRLPVAQRVYDRVKRQKLPEGVEDFRLSEAAGRDAALVFVRKSGKPLADPLSGFFTLRGYREAFLLASVNQAGVLAEEQWVLGHSLNDAEDALTLAAEVRQLYFQDYVRQWDALLADIDFVPITSVAQAADVLRVISGPTSPLKKLLLAVAHETDLQQADPAVAAQVKKADAGVDQLKQKLGSLLGQAPEGTGPAAQPAGQDPVSAHFADLTALVSQEGGSSMAIDALLADMNALYVQVSAMVGASGDALLGEAKNQASAAAARVSLAAERQPPVVQGLVKSVVSSTTNTMMGGVRNQLNAAWTSEVVNVWRQSLSGRYPLVPGSSRDATLDDFGQFFGVGGVMDNYFRRYLQPYVDTSSPTWRWQPGAAQKLGIAPGVLQTFQRAALIRDVYFRGGGLQPSVRFELKPVTMDASVSQFLLDLDGQQLSYDHGPSRPVAMQWPNPNSIGAVRLSVSPPATGGRSALTVEGPWAWFRLLDQSELVGGGSPDRFNLRLRVDSASIAYELRANSAFNPFKSRAVAGFSLPERL